A window of Chitinophaga sp. MM2321 contains these coding sequences:
- a CDS encoding tetratricopeptide repeat protein yields MTRRLILCIHLLMLGIAVNTVLAHPVPVVHDKARDLYKEGMAFKKSGNQEAALQRFVAAISADSSFTAAYSELGDIYFDRKSYEAALLYSRKAQQLGAEMVSRLIGLSFYHLHQYENALEALQQARNEEPDNQLIPYQLAQIYAQLGDYRASIHYYREDLVIDSTHTNAWYELGMMFFNTADFSAAATSFEKAAALGYKQDALFLLNTGVTWLRLQQTDKGIDYLCKAQAINPRDEQIMYNLARAWYDKGNFKEASLQYEQVLYLQPTNAFVMFMLGKSYIGNGEEVKGGALCDKALSLGLDKTNIK; encoded by the coding sequence ATGACCCGTCGACTTATCCTGTGTATTCACCTACTGATGCTTGGAATTGCCGTCAACACCGTTTTGGCGCATCCTGTTCCTGTTGTACATGATAAAGCCCGTGATCTTTATAAAGAAGGCATGGCCTTCAAAAAATCAGGCAACCAGGAGGCCGCGCTGCAACGCTTTGTGGCAGCCATCAGCGCCGATAGCAGTTTTACTGCTGCGTATAGTGAACTGGGAGATATTTACTTTGACAGGAAATCATATGAAGCTGCTTTGTTGTACAGCCGCAAGGCACAGCAACTGGGTGCGGAAATGGTGAGCCGCCTGATAGGATTGAGCTTTTATCATCTTCATCAATATGAAAATGCATTAGAAGCCTTACAGCAGGCCAGAAATGAAGAGCCGGACAATCAGCTCATTCCTTACCAGCTGGCGCAAATTTATGCACAACTGGGCGACTACCGGGCAAGCATACACTATTACAGGGAGGACCTCGTAATAGACAGCACACACACGAATGCCTGGTATGAATTGGGCATGATGTTTTTTAATACAGCAGACTTTTCTGCTGCAGCCACTTCTTTTGAAAAGGCCGCAGCACTGGGTTACAAACAGGATGCACTGTTTTTATTGAATACAGGCGTCACCTGGTTGCGGTTACAGCAAACAGATAAAGGCATTGATTATTTGTGTAAAGCACAGGCTATCAATCCCCGTGATGAACAGATCATGTATAACCTGGCACGTGCCTGGTACGACAAAGGCAATTTTAAGGAAGCCTCCTTACAATATGAACAAGTATTGTATTTGCAACCTACAAATGCTTTTGTTATGTTTATGCTTGGAAAATCGTATATAGGTAATGGTGAGGAAGTGAAAGGCGGCGCCCTGTGCGATAAAGCCCTGTCCCTGGGCCTTGATAAGACAAACATAAAGTAA